The Cupriavidus necator N-1 DNA window GGTGAAGTGGCTGAACCAGGCCGTTGCCGAGAATCCTGCCAACGTGCGCGCCCCGATCCTGCTGGGCGACGTGGCCGCGGCCGCGGGCGACGCCCGCGCGGCGCTTGGCCACTGGCTTGGCATCGAACGGCAGGATGCATCTTTCCTGCCGCTGGTGGCGGACCGCGTGGTCAAGGCCTACGCCAGCCTGCAGGAGGAGGGCGCCGCGCTGGAATGGCTGCGCGGCCTGCTCAAGGGTAAGCTGGCGCCTGAGGTGCTCGATACCGCCTACCAGGCAGAACTGGACGTGAACGGCCCGGAAGCCGCCGCGCGCCTGATGCGCGAGCAGCTGCGCCGCCAGCCCACGCTGCTGGCGCTGACCAAGTATTTCGAGGCGCAGGCGGCGGTGGTCGCGGCCGGCGCCCCGTCCGCGCAGCCGGCGGGTGCCGATGCCCCGGCAGAGGGCGCCGACGGCAACAACGAGCAAGCGCAGGAAACCACGGCCATCCGTGACCTGCTGCAGCTGCGCACGCGCAACCTCGCGCGCTACACCTGCCGCGAGTGCGGCTTCCGCGCCCGGCTTTTCTATTGGCAATGCCCGGGATGCAACCGTTGGGAAACCTATGCCCCGCGGCGCTCCGAGACGCTCGGCTGATCCCGGGCGGTCCTGTGCAACAGAATTGAATTAACGCTATGAAAGTCACCATCATCGGCAGCGGCTATGTCGGCCTTGTCACCGGCGCCTGCCTGGCGGAACTTGGCAATGACGTGTTCTGCCTGGACCTGGACGAGCAGAAGATCGCGCTGCTTAACGCAGGCGGCGTGCCAATCTACGAGCCGGGCCTGCTGGAGCTGATCCAGCGCAACCGTGCCGCCGGGCGGCTGACCTTTTCCACCGACGTGGCGGCCAGTGTCGAGCACGCCGACGTGCAGTTCATCGCCGTGGGCACGCCCCCGGACGAAGACGGCTCTGCCGACCTGAAGTACGTGTTGGCGGCGGCGCGCAATATCGGCCGCCATATGACCGGATTCAAGGTCGTGGTCGACAAGTCCACCGTACCGGTCGGCACCGGCGACCGCGTGGCCGCCGCGATCCGCGAGGAGCTGGTCGCGCGCAGCCTGGAAGACCTGCAGTTCTCAGTGGTGTCGAACCCCGAGTTCCTGAAGGAGGGCGCCGCGGTCGAGGACTTCATGCGCCCGGACCGCATCGTGCTGGGCTGCAACGCCGACGTCGCCGGCCGCCACGCGCAGGCCACCATGCGCCAGCTTTACGCGCCGTTCAACCGGCACCACGAGCGCACCTTCTACATGGACGTGCGCTCGGCCGAGTTCACCAAGTACGCGGCCAATTCGATGCTGGCCACGCGCATCTCGTTCATGAACGAGCTGGCCAACCTGGCCGACGAGGTTGGCGCCGATATCGAACTGGTGCGCATGGGCATCGGTTCGGACCCGCGCATCGGCTACAGCTTCCTGTATGCCGGTGCTGGCTATGGCGGTTCATGCTTTCCCAAGGACGTGCAGGCGCTGATGCGCACTGCCGCCGACCATGGCAAGCCAATGCGCGTGCTGGAGGCGGTGGAATCGGTCAACGGCGCGCAGAAGCGCGTGCTGGGCGACAAGGTCGTGCGCCGCTTCGGCGATGACCTGACCGGCCGCACCTTTGCCGTGTGGGGCCTGGCCTTCAAGCCCAACACCGACGACATGCGCGAGGCGCCGTCGCGGGTGCTGGCGCGCGAACTGGTGTCGCGCGGCGCGTCGCTGCGCATGCACGACCCGGTGTCGATGGCCGAAGCCCGGCGCGTGCTGGATGCCGACCTGGCCGACCTGCCGGGCGGCGCCGCGCGCGTGAGTTTCCATGAGAACCAGATGGATGCGCTGGACGGCGCCGACGCGCTGGTGATCGTGACCGAATGGAAGGTGTTCCGCAGCCCCGACTTCGGCCAGATCAAGCGGCGCCTGAAGACCCCGGTGATCTTCGACGGGCGCAACCTGTATGAGCCCGAGGCCATGGTCGAGAACGGCGTGGAGTACCACGCCATCGGCCGCCCGACCCGGCCGGCCGTGAACGAATGAGGCGCCGGCGGGTCAACGGACTCATCAACCGATAAGCTAGCGCGACGGCTGCGGCCGTCGCGATATTGCCAAGGATCTTCATGAACAAGACCGTCATTCCGCAGGAGCAGATCCGGCAGTCCCATATCCTGGTGGTCGGCGACATGATGCTGGACCGCTACTGGTTCGGCGATGTGGAACGGATCTCGCCGGAAGCGCCGGTGCCGGTGGTGCAGGTCAAGCGCAGCGACGAGCGCCTGGGCGGCGCCGCCAACGTGGCCCGCAATGCCGCGGCATTGGGCGCACGCGTGGGCATGCTGGGCGTGGTCGGCGACGACGAGCCGGCCCGAACGCTCGAAACGTTGCTGGGCGAGAGCCACGTGCAGCCCTATCTGCACCGCGATCCCAAGCTCAACACCACCATCAAGCTGCGCGTGGTGGCGCACCAGCAGCAGTTGCTGCGCGTGGATTTCGAGAGCGCGCCGGCGCATGAAGTGCTGGCCGCGGTACAGGACCGCTTCCTGGCCCTGATCAACGACTACCAGGTGCTGGTGCTTTCCGATTACGGCAAAGGCGGCCTGACCCACGTCACGCGCATGATCGACGCCAGCCGCGCAGCCGGGCGCAAGGTGCTGATCGACCCCAAGGGAGACGACTACTCGCGCTACCGCGGCGCCACCCTGATCACCCCCAACCGGGCCGAGATGCGTGCCGTGGTCGGCGCCTGGAAGACCGAGGCCGACCTGACCATCCGCGCGCAGAACCTGCGCCGCGGGCTGCAGTTGGAGGCACTGCTGCTGACGCGCTCGGAAGAGGGCATGACGCTCTACACCGAGGCCGAAGTGCTGCACGTCTCCGCCCAGGCGCGCGAGGTCTATGATGTATCGGGTGCTGGCGATACCGTGATTGCCACGCTCGCCACCATGCTGGGTGCCGGCGTGCCGCTCAAGGAAGCCGTGCAGCTTGCCAATCGTGCCGGCGCCATCGTGGTGGGCAAGCTTGGTACCGCCGTCGTCTCCTATTCTGAATTGTTCGGCGCCGCCCCGTGAGGCGTGGCGCCCCCATCCTGATCCGACCATGACCATCATCGTCACCGGCGCCGCTGGCTTTATCGGCAGCAACCTCGTCAAGGGTCTGAACGACCGCGGCGAGACCAACGTCATCGCCGTCGATAACCTGACCCGTGCCGACAAGTTCCACAACCTGGTCGACTGCGAGATCTCCGACTACCTTGACAAGCAGGACTTCCTCGCGCGCTTAGCCCGCGGCGAGTTCGGCAAGGTGCGGGCGGTATTCCATGAAGGCGCGTGCTCCGACACCATGGAGACCGACGGCCGCTACATGATGGAGAACAACTACCGTTACACGCTGTCGCTGATGGAGAGCTGCCTGGAACAAGGCACGCAGTTCCTGTACGCGTCGTCGGCGGCCACCTACGGCGCCTCGCAGGTGTTCCGCGAAGACCGCGAGTTCGAGCGCCCGCTGAACGTGTACGGCTACTCCAAGTTCCTGTTCGACCAGATCGTGCGGCGCCGGCTGCCGTCGGCGCTGTCGCAGATCGTGGGCTTCCGCTACTTCAACGTGTACGGCCCGCGTGAAACGCACAAGGGCCGCATGGCCTCGGTTGCCTACCACAACTTCAACCAGTTCCGCGCCGACGGCACGGTGAAGCTGTTCGGCGAGTACGGCGGCTATGCCCCCGGCATGCAGAGCCGCGACTTCGTCTCGGTCGAGGACGTGGTCAAGGTCAACCTGCACTTCTTTGACCATCCGGACAAGTCCGGCATCTTCAACCTCGGCACCGGCCGCGCGCAGCCGTTCAACGACATCGCCGCCACCGTGGTCAACACCCTGCGCGAGGCCGAAGGCAAGCCGCGCCTGTCGCTGGAAGAACTGGTGCAGGAAGGCCTGCTCGAGTACGTCAAGTTCCCCGATGCGCTGCGCGGCAAGTACCAGTGCTTTACGCAGTCGGATGTGTCGAAGCTGCGCAGCGCCGGCTACAGCGAGCCCTTCCTGTCCGTCGAGGAAGGCGTGGCGCGCTACTGCCGCTGGCTGATCGAACGCGCCGGCTGATACCGGCGCGCAACCGGCTGACACGCTTTCGTGCGGCCGGTGTCAACTTTTGTTGCTGCATGGGCCGCCGCTGCGGCCCGCCCCTATCCTGACCTGACCTCGCCGCCCCGGCGGGGGGTGGTACCTCAGACCATCCACAGGAAAGGAGAGCCTTCATTTTCAAGCATTGGGTCCGGCAACTTGCCCGGCGTTTTTCCCTGGTTTCCCTCGCTGCAACCATCTGCCTGTTCGCGGGCGGTGCCGCGCATGCCGCCATCGATGTCAATACGGCGGACGAGGCGGCCCTGACCTCGGTCAAGGGCGTGGGACCAGCCACCGCCCGCAACATCATCGACGAACGCAACAAGCGTGGGCCCTACAAGGACGCCGCGGACCTGGCCGAGCGCGTCAGTGGCATCGGGCCGAAGTCCGTGGCGAAGCTGCAGGACGCTGGCCTTGCCATCGGCACGAAGGGAACCGCAGCAGCGGCGCCGCCTGCGGCCGCCACCCCGGCCAAGACAGCCAAGGCAGCGCCCGCTGGCGCCGCCAAGCCAGCGCGCTGACAGGGTCACGGTCCGGCGTCCGGCCGCGCAGCGGCCGGACGCTCTCCGTGCTGGTATGGGTTGTGCTAGACCCTTGCCGCTTCGCACGCCCCGTGGCGGCGGAGTATCATGCGGACGCCGCGCCGGCAGGATCTGCCGCGCGCGGCTGCCGACAGGCACGCATCTACCAGACAACCAGGCACAAACGCGGCGGCTGCCGACCAGGCGGCCAGCCCGGACCACAGGGAGCAGAACAATATGGCGAATGGCGAGGACGCGGGATTCCTGCCGCAATGGCGGCTCAAGACCGAAGGCGTGATCGGGCCGGATGAGCGGCTGCCCGCCGGACAGACGCTGCTGGCCGGCATCCAGCACGTGGTGGCGATGTTCGGCTCGACCGCCATTGCACCGATCCTGATGGGTTTCAACCCGAATATCGCCATCCTGTTTTCCGGCATCGGCACGCTGATCTTCTTCCTGTGCGTGCGCGGGCGGGTGCCGAGCTACCTTGGCTCCAGCTTCGCCTTCATCGCCGTGGTGATCGCTGCCACTGGCTACGCGGGCAGCGGCCCCAACCTCAATATCCCGGTGGCGCTGGGCGGCATCATCGCCGCCGGTGCGCTGTACACGGTGATCGGCCTGATCGTGCAGGCGGTGGGCTACGCCTGGGTCGAAAAGCTGATGCCGCCGGTGGTGACCGGGGCGATCGTCGCGGCGATCGGGCTGAACCTGGCCCCGGTGGCGGTCAAGGCGGTCAGCGGCGCGGCCCTCGATACCTGGGTGGGCCTGCTGACGGTGGTGGCCGTGGGGCTGGTGGCGGTGCGCGCGCCCGGCATGATCGGGCGTCTGCCGGTGCTGATCGGCGGCCTGGCCGGCTACCTCGCCTACTACCTGGGCACCAACGTGATGGGGCTGGGCAAGCCGATCGACTTCTCGGGCGTGGCAGCGGCCAGCTGGTTCGGGCTGCCGGCGTTCACCGCACCGACCTTCGAGTTCAGCGCCATGCTGCTGATCGCGCCGGTGGCGATTGTGCTGGTGGCGGAGAACCTGGGCCATATCAAGGCCATCGGCGTGATGACCGGGCGCAACCTGGACCCGTATATCGGCCGTGCCTTTATCGGCGACGGCATCGCGACCATGCTGTCGGCCAGCGGCGGCGGCACCGGCGTGACCACTTATGCCGAGAACATGGGCGTGATGGCGGTCACCAAGATCTACTCGACGCTGATCTTCGTGGTGGCGGCCGCGGTGGCTATCCTGCTGGGCTTCTCGCCCAAGTTCGGTGCGCTGATCCTGACCATCCCGGGTCCGGTGATCGGCGGGTTGACCATCGTCGTGTTCGGCCTGATCGCAGCGACAGCGGGCCGGATCTGGGTGCAGAACAAGGTGGACTTCTCCAGCTCGCGCAACCTGATCACGGTTGGCGCCACGCTGACGGTGGCAGCCGGCGACCTGACGCTGAAGCTGGGCGGCATGACGCTGGGCGGCATCGGTACTGCCACCTTCGGCTGCATCCTGCTGTACCACCTGCTGGGCGAAGGCAACCACGAAGAAGGCTGAGCCACGGCAGGAT harbors:
- the lapB gene encoding lipopolysaccharide assembly protein LapB, which codes for MMFETWWLLALPLVFGLGWMAARFDVRQLISEQGALPRSYFKGLNFLLNEQPDQAIDAFIEVARLDPETTELHFALGALFRRRGETERAIRVHQNLATRPDLPEPEREHALFELGEDFLRAGLLDRAEESLRRLMSGPYAASAKRVLLELYEVEKEWQKAIEAARELQTLEQTSYSLQIAQFCCELAQDALQRKRPEDAVKWLNQAVAENPANVRAPILLGDVAAAAGDARAALGHWLGIERQDASFLPLVADRVVKAYASLQEEGAALEWLRGLLKGKLAPEVLDTAYQAELDVNGPEAAARLMREQLRRQPTLLALTKYFEAQAAVVAAGAPSAQPAGADAPAEGADGNNEQAQETTAIRDLLQLRTRNLARYTCRECGFRARLFYWQCPGCNRWETYAPRRSETLG
- a CDS encoding UDP-glucose dehydrogenase family protein encodes the protein MKVTIIGSGYVGLVTGACLAELGNDVFCLDLDEQKIALLNAGGVPIYEPGLLELIQRNRAAGRLTFSTDVAASVEHADVQFIAVGTPPDEDGSADLKYVLAAARNIGRHMTGFKVVVDKSTVPVGTGDRVAAAIREELVARSLEDLQFSVVSNPEFLKEGAAVEDFMRPDRIVLGCNADVAGRHAQATMRQLYAPFNRHHERTFYMDVRSAEFTKYAANSMLATRISFMNELANLADEVGADIELVRMGIGSDPRIGYSFLYAGAGYGGSCFPKDVQALMRTAADHGKPMRVLEAVESVNGAQKRVLGDKVVRRFGDDLTGRTFAVWGLAFKPNTDDMREAPSRVLARELVSRGASLRMHDPVSMAEARRVLDADLADLPGGAARVSFHENQMDALDGADALVIVTEWKVFRSPDFGQIKRRLKTPVIFDGRNLYEPEAMVENGVEYHAIGRPTRPAVNE
- the rfaE1 gene encoding D-glycero-beta-D-manno-heptose-7-phosphate kinase, whose translation is MNKTVIPQEQIRQSHILVVGDMMLDRYWFGDVERISPEAPVPVVQVKRSDERLGGAANVARNAAALGARVGMLGVVGDDEPARTLETLLGESHVQPYLHRDPKLNTTIKLRVVAHQQQLLRVDFESAPAHEVLAAVQDRFLALINDYQVLVLSDYGKGGLTHVTRMIDASRAAGRKVLIDPKGDDYSRYRGATLITPNRAEMRAVVGAWKTEADLTIRAQNLRRGLQLEALLLTRSEEGMTLYTEAEVLHVSAQAREVYDVSGAGDTVIATLATMLGAGVPLKEAVQLANRAGAIVVGKLGTAVVSYSELFGAAP
- the rfaD gene encoding ADP-glyceromanno-heptose 6-epimerase codes for the protein MTIIVTGAAGFIGSNLVKGLNDRGETNVIAVDNLTRADKFHNLVDCEISDYLDKQDFLARLARGEFGKVRAVFHEGACSDTMETDGRYMMENNYRYTLSLMESCLEQGTQFLYASSAATYGASQVFREDREFERPLNVYGYSKFLFDQIVRRRLPSALSQIVGFRYFNVYGPRETHKGRMASVAYHNFNQFRADGTVKLFGEYGGYAPGMQSRDFVSVEDVVKVNLHFFDHPDKSGIFNLGTGRAQPFNDIAATVVNTLREAEGKPRLSLEELVQEGLLEYVKFPDALRGKYQCFTQSDVSKLRSAGYSEPFLSVEEGVARYCRWLIERAG
- a CDS encoding ComEA family DNA-binding protein, translating into MFKHWVRQLARRFSLVSLAATICLFAGGAAHAAIDVNTADEAALTSVKGVGPATARNIIDERNKRGPYKDAADLAERVSGIGPKSVAKLQDAGLAIGTKGTAAAAPPAAATPAKTAKAAPAGAAKPAR
- a CDS encoding solute carrier family 23 protein, giving the protein MANGEDAGFLPQWRLKTEGVIGPDERLPAGQTLLAGIQHVVAMFGSTAIAPILMGFNPNIAILFSGIGTLIFFLCVRGRVPSYLGSSFAFIAVVIAATGYAGSGPNLNIPVALGGIIAAGALYTVIGLIVQAVGYAWVEKLMPPVVTGAIVAAIGLNLAPVAVKAVSGAALDTWVGLLTVVAVGLVAVRAPGMIGRLPVLIGGLAGYLAYYLGTNVMGLGKPIDFSGVAAASWFGLPAFTAPTFEFSAMLLIAPVAIVLVAENLGHIKAIGVMTGRNLDPYIGRAFIGDGIATMLSASGGGTGVTTYAENMGVMAVTKIYSTLIFVVAAAVAILLGFSPKFGALILTIPGPVIGGLTIVVFGLIAATAGRIWVQNKVDFSSSRNLITVGATLTVAAGDLTLKLGGMTLGGIGTATFGCILLYHLLGEGNHEEG